TATTAAGATACAATTTTCGTTAATtagaacttataaattaacataaaatcttatttatttatataagctatttttcacaagctcaaaaataagccaattcaaacggccatataataatgaataaaatgaaGAGGGCGTTCATGGTTGATTGATCAATATTAACAAAACAACTAAATATTAAtatgattattttgataaaatgattaaaaaaactatataagtTAACAATTCTCATAAGcgatttaatatttttcaattttgggCAGAGGGACTAACATGTTCTTTGTTTGTAATATTGGAGGGCCACTGTGAGACTTAATTATTTAGAGAGACGAAATTGAATACCGTACATTTTGTCAAGAAACATTTGGATATTCACTTTTAAAAGCaaaaagttttaataaaaaagattttttttttaacatttcagTGTATTGAACGCActatttctaaaaatatattacaatttTTCCTTTATTAACTATTACTCCGGGGCACCATTTAgcatttttcatatttcttttaTTGAAGTTCGTAGAAAGTATATGTAACGTATAGTATCCGTAATACTTGCTGAAAAATCTTAGTAGTGACAAAAATATTATCTTTATCATCCATGGATTTGAAAGACATTTAAACTTGATATCTCCAATTTATAACACATATATTAGAATTTAAACTTGACATCTCCAATTCATAACACATATAGTATACATTTAAATTGACATCTCTAAATTCATAGCACAAATATTTGTTATTGAATGTCTCATGTTAATCCTTCCAGCAAGGACTTATTATCAAATAAATTTGATCATCTCAAATCGATCTATATAAAGAAGAGAttgtttgttctttttcttcgtCTATCACCGCCATGACTAGAAAAAAGGTGAAACTCGCATTCATAATCAATGATTCTGCGAGGAAGGCGACATTCAAGAAAAGGAAGAAAGGTCTAATGAAAAAGGTTAGTGAACTTAGTACTCTTTGTGGAATTGATGCTTGTGCTATAATTTATAGTCCATACGATCCTCAGCCAGAGGTTTGGCCATCTCCATTAGGAGTCCAAAAGGTACTTTCAAAATTTCGAAGAATGCCCGAATTGGAGCAAAGTAAAAAGATGGTGAATCAAGAGAGTTTCTTGAGGCAGAGGATTCAAAAGGCGAAAGATCaattaacaaaacaaagaaaggATAATAGAGAAAAGGAAATGACCCAATTAATGTTTCAATATCTTAGTGCTGATAAAATTATGCCGAATATAAGTATGGTTGATTTGAATGATATGGCATGGTTGATTGATCAATATTTAAAAGATATCAATAGAAGGATTGAATCATTA
This portion of the Trifolium pratense cultivar HEN17-A07 linkage group LG3, ARS_RC_1.1, whole genome shotgun sequence genome encodes:
- the LOC123916833 gene encoding agamous-like MADS-box protein AGL80; this encodes MTRKKVKLAFIINDSARKATFKKRKKGLMKKVSELSTLCGIDACAIIYSPYDPQPEVWPSPLGVQKVLSKFRRMPELEQSKKMVNQESFLRQRIQKAKDQLTKQRKDNREKEMTQLMFQYLSADKIMPNISMVDLNDMAWLIDQYLKDINRRIESLTKNGQGQGQGQGQPQMVAPTMAINGVAKIEDNGQGSNGHGNNVLDMNMDAMQKQHWFMNLVNQGGGGDEAAPLSDVNNHQNGFWQNQFFH